A genome region from Anastrepha obliqua isolate idAnaObli1 chromosome 4, idAnaObli1_1.0, whole genome shotgun sequence includes the following:
- the LOC129243604 gene encoding uncharacterized protein LOC129243604, producing the protein MLLISSAILLLNSPLSVAHFSSNWHLANTSSINISQIINKIQVEREIYSFLIINAHDSSQSCLCDDSIRILSAYGTVRLLQANSSCSHTPSHSNDKILVIRCLPNRFVSDSLEAMVGCLKNKRNIRILFIWDTEYKTEWIKNREELQQQQQLLFEYCAQMRLLNVISIYRDYVDDGHFYTFSYFPQFHVQRKPMKEDCYPDRIRDMKGVAIRFLPESVEPWIIVWRDRFGNFQVTGIVAKLLREFAKRNNGTLTYSVIDNLTPVPNMLALLENDTADIVTGIGSSSLKTAGVDTSAPLLSIDWIIMLPLPPLVPDSEVLLFLLNSVLGLFLLLLLLIFSFVLTLEGLLWRRRSPTNSLRFFIWIFTNVVLRSIIGQPSCSVVHLKTKFTKRFIYIFLLLSGIFISTYITAGLKSYLTSNPHKYSRLTTFEEFINSEIKIKTSKKLYRTLAFYINPKYVGTMENKFIIEPSLELLQHQRSSLDTRFGYAVGDPLWKAMSTHQSYLPRPLFYVSEKIYVIKNLLLSIPLQEHSIYKEALNNMIHQAQSIGLTDLWIRQIYDDLLMAEKINRTIVEPAVYEPLDLEHFHWLWWMYGFGVSLSVLLFCAEVWYYKRTQKKTVDCFNLNYRKIRNRATR; encoded by the exons ATGTTGCTAATAAGCAGTGCAATACTTCTCCTCAACTCTCCACTGTCGGTGGCTCACTTCTCAAGCAACTGGCACCTCGCAAACACTTCGAGCATCAACATCAgccaaattataaacaaaattcaagTGGAGCGAGAAATCTACTCATTTCTCATTATCAACGCCCACGACTCAAGTCAGAGTTGTCTTTGTGACGATTCCATTCGAATTCTCAGCGCTTATGGCACTGTTAGGCTACTGCAAGCAAACAGCTCTTGCTCGCACACGCCCAGCCACTCCAATGATAAAATCCTAGTgattcgttgtttaccgaatagATTTGTGTCGGATTCATTGGAGGCGATGGTCGGTTGTCTCAAAAATAAACGCAATATCCGCATTCTCTTCATCTGGGATACCGAGTACAAGACTGAATGGATAAAAAACCGTGAAGAActtcaacaacagcaacaactacttTTCGAATACTGCGCCCAAATGCGCTTATTGAACGTGATCAGCATTTACAGAGACTACGTGGACGATGGACACTTCTATACTTTTAGCTACTTTCCTCAGTTCCATGTCCAACGTAAACCAATGAAGGAGGATTGCTATCCCGATCGCATCAGAGACATGAAGGGTGTCGCCATACGTTTTCTTCCCGAGAGTGTTGAACCATGGATTATTGTGTGGCGTGACCGGTTTGGTAATTTTCAGGTTACTGGGATTGTGGCAAAACTTTTGCGTGAATTCGCTAAACGAAACAATGGTACACTAACCTATTCGGTGATTGATAATTTGACGCCAGTACCAAATATGTTAGCGTTATTAGAGAATGATACTGCCGACATAGTGACTGGAATCGGAAGTTCAAGCTTAAAGACAGCTGGTGTTGATACTTCAGCACCTTTGCTGTCAATTGATTGGATTATTATGCTGCCTTTACCTCCCCTAGTACCCGACAGCGAAGTACTTTTATTCCTGCTCAATTCTGTGTTGGGACTATTTCTCCTGTTACTACTCCTCATCTTCTCATTCGTTCTTACATTGGAAGGTTTGCTTTGGCGGCGACGTTCTCCAACAAACAGTTTACGTTTCTTCATTTGGATATTCACCAATGTTGTGCTCCGTAGTATAATTGGACAGCCCTCGTGCTCGGTCGTTCACCTTAAGACGAAATTCACAAaacgttttatttacatttttctcttGCTCAGTGGCATCTTCATTAGCACCTATATAACTGCGGGACTTAAATCGTATTTAACCAGCAATCCACATAAGTACTCCCGTTTAACAACGTTCGAGGAGTTtataaattcagaaataaaaattaaaacaagtaaaaaactATATCGCACTCTGGCTTTTTATATCAATCCGAAATACGTCGGAACCATGGAAAACAAATTCATAATTGAACCATCGCTCGAGCTACTGCAACACCAGCGTTCCTCTTTGGATACACGATTTGGTTATGCAGTAGGTGACCCATTGTGGAAGGCAATGTCAACACATCAGTCGTATTTACCACGACCACTCTTCTATGTGAGCGAAAAAATCTATGTGATAAAAAATCTTCTACTGTCAATACCTTTGCAAGAACACTCCATTTATAAGGAAGCGCTCAACAATATGATCCATCAGGCACAAAGTATAGGACTCACTGATTTGTGGATCCGTCAGATCTATGATGACTTGCTGAtggcggaaaaaattaatagaactaTAGTGGAGCCCGCTGTATATGAACCATTGGACTTGGAACATTTCCACTGGTTGTGGTGGATGTACGGCTTTGGCGTGAGCTTATCCGTTTTGCTATTTTGCGCCGAAGTTTGGTATTACAAAAGGACGCAAAAGAAGACTGTAG actGTTTCAATTTGAACTATCGAAAGATacgcaatcgagcaacgcgttaa
- the LOC129243601 gene encoding uncharacterized protein LOC129243601, which translates to MLLISSAILLLNSPLSVTHFSSNWNLANTSCINSSQIVNKIQLEREIYSFLIINAHDSSQSCLCDDSIRMLSAYGTVRLLQANSSCAYSPSHSNDEILLIRCLPNRFVSDSLEKMVGCLTNRRYIRILFIWDTEYKNELIKNPGDLQKQQQLLFEYCAQMRLLNVISIYRDYVDDGHFYTFSYFPQFHVQRKPMKEDCYPDRIRDMKGVAIRFLPENIEPWIIVWRDRFGHIQVTGFVAKLLREFAKRNNGTLTYSVIDNLTPVPNMLALLKNDTADIVTGIRSSSLKTAGVDTSTPLLSIDWIIMLPLPPLVPDSEVLLFLLNSVLGLFLLLLLLIFSFVLTLEGLLWRRRSPKNSLRFFIWIFTNVVLRSIIGQPSCSVVHLKTKFTKRFIYIFLLLSGIFMSTFIAAGLKSYLTSNPHKYSRLTTFEEFINSEIKVKESEKLYRTLAFFINPKYVGTMENKFIIEPSLELLQHQRSSLDTRFGYTLGDPLWKAMSTHQSYLPRPLFYVSEKIYVIKNLLLSIPLQEHSIYKEALNNMIHQAQSIGLTDLWIRQIYDDLLMAEKINRTIVEPAGYEPLDLEHFHWLWWMYGFGVSLSVLVFCAEVWFYKRTQKKAVGE; encoded by the coding sequence ATGTTGCTAATAAGCAGTGCAATACTTCTCCTCAACTCTCCGCTGTCGGTGACTCACTTCTCAAGCAACTGGAACCTCGCAAACACTTCGTGCATCAACAGCAGccaaattgtaaacaaaattcaattggagCGAGAAATCTACTCATTTCTCATTATCAACGCCCACGACTCAAGTCAGAGTTGTCTTTGTGACGATTCCATTCGAATGCTCAGCGCTTACGGCACTGTGAGACTACTGCAAGCCAATAGCTCTTGCGCGTACTCGCCCAGCCACTCCAATGATGAAATTCTATTgattcgttgtttaccgaatagATTTGTGTCAGATTCGTTAGAGAAGATGGTCGGTTGTCTCACAAACAGACGTTATATCCGCATTCTCTTCATCTGGGATACCGAGTACAAGAATGAATTGATAAAGAACCCTGGAGATcttcaaaaacagcaacaactactTTTCGAATACTGCGCCCAAATGCGTTTATTGAACGTGATCAGCATTTACAGAGACTATGTGGACGATGGACACTTCTATACTTTTAGCTACTTTCCTCAGTTCCATGTCCAACGTAAACCAATGAAGGAGGATTGCTATCCCGATCGCATCAGAGACATGAAGGGTGTCGCCATACGTTTTCTTCCCGAGAATATTGAACCATGGATTATTGTGTGGCGTGACCGGTTTGGTCATATTCAGGTTACTGGGTTTGTGGCAAAACTTTTGCGTGAATTCGCTAAGCGAAACAATGGTACACTAACCTATTCGGTGATTGATAATTTGACGCCAGTACCAAATATGTTAGCGCTATTAAAGAATGATACTGCCGACATAGTGACTGGAATCAGAAGTTCAAGCTTAAAGACAGCTGGTGTTGATACTTCGACACCTTTGCTGTCAATTGATTGGATTATTATGCTGCCTTTACCTCCCCTAGTACCCGACAGCGAAGTACTTTTATTTCTGCTCAATTCTGTGTTGGGACTATTTCTTCTGTTACTCCTCCTCATTTTCTCATTCGTTCTTACATTGGAAGGTTTACTTTGGCGGCGACGTTCTCCAAAAAACAGTTTACGTTTCTTCATTTGGATATTCACCAATGTTGTGCTCCGTAGTATAATTGGACAACCCTCGTGCTCAGTCGTTCACCTTAAGACGAAATTCACAAaacgttttatttacatttttctcttGCTCAGTGGCATTTTCATGAGCACATTTATTGCAGCTGGTCTTAAATCGTATTTAACCAGCAATCCACATAAGTACTCCCGTCTAACAACGTTCGAGGAGTTTATAAATTCGGaaataaaagttaaagaaaGTGAAAAACTATATCGCACTCTGGCTTTTTTTATCAATCCGAAATACGTCGGAACCATGGAAAACAAATTCATAATTGAACCATCGCTCGAGCTACTGCAACATCAGCGTTCATCTTTGGATACACGATTTGGTTATACACTAGGTGACCCATTGTGGAAGGCAATGTCAACACATCAGTCGTATTTACCACGACCACTCTTCTATGTGAGCGAAAAAATCTATGTGATAAAAAATCTTCTACTGTCAATACCTTTGCAAGAGCACTCCATTTATAAGGAAGCGCTCAACAATATGATCCATCAGGCACAAAGTATAGGACTCACTGATTTGTGGATCCGTCAGATCTATGATGACTTGCTGAtggcggaaaaaattaatagaactaTAGTGGAGCCCGCTGGATATGAACCATTGGACTTGGAACATTTCCACTGGTTGTGGTGGATGTATGGCTTTGGCGTGAGCTTATCCGTTTTGGTATTTTGCGCCGAGGTTTGGTTTTACAAAAGAACACAAAAGAAGGCTGTAGGTGAGTAG